In Helicobacter ibis, a genomic segment contains:
- a CDS encoding molybdopterin-dependent oxidoreductase, with protein sequence MTMTRRDVLKTSAVASIAIAGSSSPLSAVGAINDIQLIPHATHFGPFIAKVKDGKFVDVLPSPHDKNPSIMMKSMIDRVYTDSRVKYPCVRKSFLEGKNAPELRGKEPFVRVDWETALNLVAEKIKSTPKENIYNAAYGGWGHVGRLHNSNIVTGRFFNIVLGGAVGTDGEYSNGAAGRVNNDIIGDLEVYSQQTTHEQIIKNTKVYVMWGADLFKCNRIDYVVPNHVNDLYYPKYKEARIKFINIDPYYNETAEMFDAEWIKIRPNTDVALALGMMHYLYTTGKYDKEFVEKYTDGFDKFLPYLLGESDGIPKDVAWASKITEVEESKIKELCDLFVSQSTFIAGNWAMQRAQHGEQADWALINLACMIGQIGTPGGGVGFSMHYAGGGQANSGYRTTPGLSQGRSRVEFSIPASRVSECILNPGKSINFKGKIITFPEIKMIYCCGATLLGHHPNTNELIRAIRSVDTVVVHEPWWTPMAKMADVVFPSTCTMERDDITSGSTYSRNVIYAMKKVVEPTYEHRDDFAIFAELAKKIGGEEKYHQYTGGLSYMDWIKKFYASSDGPIFKEFDKFWEDGFVEFEGGDYEYVRHADFRSDPETNRLATQSGKIQFFVDKFEEAKLPDMKGHVTWFEPSEYLGSKEAKQYPFHMLSPHPRYRVHSQLDNTWVRDVYKIQGREPVVINTNDAQKLGIKHGEVVEVYNSRGAVLAGAFVTDKIREGVVQIQEGAWYDPENTNDKTPRCNAGACNVLTSSRPTSRWAQATAVNTCLVNIRKLGKDEIVKPYKSTLTPEIIGA encoded by the coding sequence ATAACAATGACAAGACGAGATGTTTTAAAGACTTCAGCAGTAGCTTCTATAGCTATAGCAGGAAGTTCATCGCCACTTAGTGCCGTTGGTGCGATTAATGATATACAATTAATTCCACATGCTACACATTTTGGTCCATTTATTGCTAAAGTAAAAGATGGTAAATTTGTAGATGTATTACCAAGTCCGCACGATAAGAATCCAAGTATAATGATGAAATCTATGATCGATAGAGTTTATACAGATTCTAGAGTGAAATATCCTTGTGTTAGAAAAAGCTTCTTAGAAGGTAAAAATGCCCCTGAATTAAGAGGAAAAGAGCCTTTTGTAAGAGTGGATTGGGAGACTGCACTAAATTTGGTTGCTGAAAAAATCAAATCCACTCCAAAAGAAAATATCTATAATGCTGCTTATGGTGGCTGGGGGCATGTAGGGAGATTGCATAACTCAAATATCGTAACTGGAAGATTCTTTAATATCGTTCTAGGCGGTGCAGTAGGAACTGATGGTGAGTATAGCAATGGTGCTGCTGGTCGTGTAAATAATGATATTATAGGTGATTTAGAAGTATATTCTCAACAAACCACACATGAGCAAATCATCAAAAATACAAAAGTATATGTAATGTGGGGAGCAGATTTATTTAAGTGTAACCGCATTGATTATGTTGTTCCAAATCATGTAAATGATCTTTATTACCCAAAATACAAAGAGGCTAGGATTAAATTTATAAATATTGATCCATATTATAATGAAACTGCAGAGATGTTTGATGCAGAATGGATTAAGATTCGTCCAAATACCGATGTTGCACTAGCATTAGGTATGATGCACTATTTATATACAACTGGTAAATATGATAAAGAGTTTGTAGAAAAATATACAGATGGTTTTGATAAATTCTTACCTTATCTTTTGGGTGAGAGCGATGGAATCCCTAAAGATGTAGCATGGGCTTCAAAAATTACAGAAGTAGAAGAATCTAAAATTAAAGAGCTATGTGATTTATTTGTAAGTCAAAGCACATTTATAGCTGGTAACTGGGCAATGCAAAGAGCACAGCATGGAGAACAGGCTGATTGGGCTTTAATTAATCTTGCGTGTATGATCGGACAGATTGGCACACCGGGTGGTGGAGTTGGTTTTTCTATGCATTATGCAGGAGGTGGACAAGCAAATAGCGGATATAGAACAACTCCAGGATTATCTCAAGGGAGAAGTAGAGTAGAGTTTTCAATTCCTGCAAGTAGAGTTAGTGAGTGTATATTAAATCCGGGTAAATCCATTAACTTCAAGGGTAAAATAATTACATTCCCAGAAATTAAGATGATTTATTGTTGTGGTGCGACACTTCTAGGTCATCACCCAAATACAAACGAGCTAATAAGAGCTATTAGAAGTGTAGATACCGTAGTGGTGCATGAACCTTGGTGGACACCTATGGCGAAAATGGCTGATGTTGTATTCCCAAGCACTTGCACAATGGAGAGAGACGATATTACAAGCGGAAGCACTTATTCAAGAAATGTAATTTATGCTATGAAAAAGGTTGTAGAACCTACATATGAGCATAGGGATGATTTTGCGATTTTTGCAGAGTTAGCAAAAAAAATTGGTGGAGAAGAGAAGTATCATCAATATACAGGTGGTCTTAGTTATATGGATTGGATTAAGAAATTCTATGCAAGTTCTGATGGTCCTATTTTTAAAGAGTTTGACAAGTTTTGGGAGGATGGGTTTGTAGAGTTTGAAGGTGGGGATTATGAATATGTCCGCCATGCAGACTTTAGATCAGATCCAGAGACAAATAGACTAGCAACTCAAAGTGGCAAGATACAATTCTTTGTTGATAAGTTCGAAGAAGCAAAATTGCCTGATATGAAAGGGCATGTAACTTGGTTTGAACCTAGTGAATATCTTGGAAGTAAGGAAGCTAAACAATATCCATTTCATATGCTTAGCCCACACCCAAGATATAGAGTGCATAGTCAGCTAGATAACACTTGGGTTAGAGATGTATATAAAATTCAAGGGCGTGAGCCAGTAGTAATTAATACAAATGACGCACAAAAACTAGGAATAAAGCATGGAGAGGTTGTAGAGGTATATAACTCTAGAGGTGCTGTTCTTGCAGGTGCGTTTGTAACTGATAAGATAAGAGAAGGAGTAGTGCAGATTCAAGAGGGTGCATGGTATGACCCAGAAAATACAAATGATAAAACGCCAAGATGTAATGCAGGTGCGTGCAATGTGCTAACAAGCTCACGCCCAACAAGTAGGTGGGCACAAGCTACCGCGGTTAATACTTGTCTTGTAAATATTAGAAAACTTGGTAAAGATGAGATTGTAAAGCCTTACAAATCTACATTAACACCAGAAATAATAGGAGCGTAA
- the guaA gene encoding glutamine-hydrolyzing GMP synthase, with amino-acid sequence MFKESKTDSKGRNFPVTHLRGKADKIRENLKNIKEIIISKSQIFNNVKNNSIVWMSHADRVEEIPQGFVELAKSGNTHYCAIANLDKNIYALQFHPEVVHSECGGDILENFAINICMADTSWNMNYFAESEIQKLREVAKSGKVLCAVSGGVDSSVVATLLYRAIGENLIPVFVDTGLLRAGEREAVEAMFRENLGVPLITIDASEIFLGKLKGVTDPEVKRKIIGETFIEVFEAEAKKHNENGEIKFLAQGTLYPDVIESVSVKGPSKTIKSHHNVGGLPDWMKFELIEPLRELFKDEVRALGRELGMPESMLIRHPFPGPGLAIRIMGEVNKQDLDLLRVCDSIFIEELYKHNLYNKVWQAFCVLLNVKSVGVMGDNRTYDNTICVRAVEALDGMTATFSHLPHSFLEGVANRIINEVEGINRVVYDITSKPPGTIEWE; translated from the coding sequence ATTTTTAAAGAAAGTAAAACAGATTCTAAAGGCAGAAATTTTCCTGTAACACATCTAAGGGGTAAAGCAGATAAAATAAGAGAGAATCTTAAAAATATAAAAGAAATCATAATTAGCAAAAGTCAAATTTTTAATAATGTAAAAAATAATAGTATTGTGTGGATGAGTCATGCTGATAGGGTTGAAGAGATTCCACAAGGATTTGTTGAGCTTGCAAAGAGTGGAAATACGCATTATTGTGCTATCGCAAATTTGGATAAAAATATTTATGCTTTGCAGTTTCACCCAGAAGTTGTGCATAGTGAATGTGGAGGAGATATATTAGAGAATTTTGCAATAAATATCTGTATGGCAGATACAAGTTGGAATATGAATTATTTTGCAGAATCTGAAATACAAAAGTTAAGAGAAGTTGCCAAAAGTGGTAAAGTGTTATGTGCAGTAAGTGGTGGAGTGGATTCAAGTGTAGTAGCGACACTTCTTTATCGTGCCATTGGTGAGAATCTTATTCCTGTGTTTGTAGATACAGGACTTTTGAGAGCGGGAGAGAGGGAAGCAGTGGAGGCGATGTTTAGAGAAAACTTGGGCGTACCGCTTATCACTATTGATGCAAGTGAGATTTTCTTAGGCAAACTAAAGGGCGTAACTGATCCAGAAGTAAAGCGAAAAATCATCGGTGAGACTTTTATTGAAGTTTTTGAAGCGGAGGCTAAAAAGCATAATGAAAATGGAGAGATAAAATTCCTAGCGCAAGGCACACTCTATCCAGATGTAATCGAATCTGTAAGCGTAAAGGGACCAAGCAAGACGATAAAAAGCCATCATAATGTAGGTGGTTTGCCTGATTGGATGAAGTTTGAGCTAATCGAGCCATTAAGAGAGCTTTTTAAAGATGAAGTAAGGGCTTTGGGGCGAGAGCTAGGAATGCCTGAATCTATGCTTATTCGTCATCCTTTCCCAGGGCCAGGCTTAGCAATACGCATTATGGGAGAGGTAAATAAGCAAGATTTAGATTTGCTAAGGGTTTGTGATTCTATATTTATTGAGGAGCTTTATAAGCATAATTTATACAATAAAGTATGGCAGGCATTCTGTGTGCTTCTAAATGTCAAAAGTGTGGGCGTAATGGGTGATAACCGCACTTATGATAATACTATTTGCGTGAGAGCTGTAGAAGCACTTGATGGTATGACTGCAACTTTCTCTCATCTCCCACATAGCTTTTTAGAGGGCGTGGCAAATAGAATCATTAATGAAGTAGAAGGGATAAATCGCGTAGTATATGATATAACCTCTAAGCCACCAGGCACGATTGAGTGGGAGTGA
- a CDS encoding DNA methyltransferase, translating into MKSSLNTKICNDEFPILLSPKVAAIWASEYLGKKVTSNNIIYLLNYGKVANHSTNNKENLVDRNELKIYYDKTIKSQKYLDSPISFAQYKEAETTKHIHRIHPYKGKFIPQLVEYFLDFHTDSLKTESYFAKGDIILDIFAGSGTTLCVANELNMHAIGIDISYFNTMLSNAKITKYDLKILEAEIFRITNVLNSYTNATQVKTFELDLNNKLSMFNQMYFPNKTFKRQVALKQVDEKQYGKDKEAEFLKIYDDLIKQYAINLTTNLKGNFFEKWYLDSIRQEIILIRNEILKAPKNLQNILSIILSRTARSCRATTHSDLATLIEPITATYYCHKHGRICKPLFSIKKWWDSYAKDTLKRLREFENLRTDTNQICLNTDSTNVNITSQLELIDKEFANLVKTQKIAGIFSSPPYVGLIDYHEQHAYAYDIFDLPRNDCLEIGRLSEGQSKNAKESYVKGVAQALNNARRFLKNNYNVFLVANDKFNLYPNIAQLAGMKIVNRYDRPVLNRSEKDKNKYSESIFHLKEI; encoded by the coding sequence TTGAAAAGTTCTTTAAATACTAAAATATGCAATGATGAATTCCCAATACTACTTAGCCCAAAAGTTGCTGCTATTTGGGCTAGTGAATATCTAGGCAAAAAGGTGACGAGCAATAATATTATTTATCTTTTAAATTATGGAAAAGTTGCAAATCATAGCACAAATAACAAAGAAAATTTGGTAGATAGGAATGAATTAAAAATATATTATGATAAAACCATTAAATCGCAAAAATATTTAGATTCTCCTATTTCTTTTGCACAATACAAAGAAGCTGAAACAACAAAACATATTCATAGAATCCACCCTTACAAAGGTAAATTTATACCACAACTTGTGGAGTATTTTTTAGATTTTCATACTGATTCTTTAAAGACAGAATCATATTTTGCAAAAGGAGATATTATTTTAGATATTTTTGCTGGAAGTGGGACAACATTATGCGTAGCAAATGAACTCAACATGCATGCCATTGGTATTGATATTTCATATTTTAATACAATGTTAAGCAATGCTAAAATTACAAAATATGATTTAAAAATACTTGAAGCAGAAATCTTTAGAATCACAAATGTGCTAAATTCTTATACAAACGCTACGCAGGTTAAAACTTTTGAATTAGATTTAAATAACAAATTAAGCATGTTTAATCAAATGTATTTTCCAAATAAGACTTTTAAACGCCAAGTTGCTTTAAAACAGGTTGATGAAAAACAATATGGAAAAGACAAAGAAGCAGAGTTTTTAAAAATTTATGATGATTTAATCAAGCAATACGCTATAAACCTTACTACAAATTTAAAGGGTAATTTTTTTGAAAAATGGTATTTGGATTCCATTAGGCAAGAAATTATCCTCATAAGAAATGAAATTTTAAAAGCACCAAAAAATCTACAAAATATTTTATCTATTATTTTGAGCAGAACAGCAAGAAGTTGTCGAGCTACCACACATTCAGATTTAGCCACTTTAATAGAGCCTATTACTGCAACATATTATTGTCATAAACATGGCAGAATATGTAAACCTCTTTTTAGTATTAAAAAATGGTGGGATAGCTATGCAAAGGATACTTTAAAGCGACTAAGAGAGTTTGAAAACTTACGTACAGATACAAATCAAATTTGTTTAAATACAGATTCTACAAATGTGAATATTACTTCTCAATTAGAATTGATAGATAAAGAATTTGCCAATCTTGTAAAAACACAAAAAATAGCTGGTATTTTTAGCTCTCCGCCCTATGTTGGTTTAATCGACTATCACGAGCAACATGCTTATGCTTATGATATTTTTGATTTACCACGTAATGATTGTTTAGAAATTGGTAGATTAAGCGAAGGACAAAGTAAGAATGCAAAAGAAAGTTATGTAAAAGGAGTAGCACAAGCCCTAAACAATGCAAGGCGATTTTTAAAGAATAATTACAATGTATTTTTGGTTGCAAATGATAAATTTAACCTTTATCCAAATATAGCACAACTTGCAGGAATGAAAATTGTAAATCGCTATGATAGACCTGTTCTAAATCGTAGCGAAAAAGATAAGAATAAATATAGTGAGAGTATTTTTCATTTAAAGGAGATATAA
- a CDS encoding AIPR family protein, whose product MESRIIKQAREFCCDLFPNMSLNKSQEFEIFSASMLATTLSNKIDSEILKDIWLNDNISGIDGFFIIVDNSLYSISNYNILLTEDAKFKNVEFCFVEAKTSKSVDIGDILKFYNTLTSILERKNNCPKNIAECIHAFDKKSQQQKNITLKASFYFCTQKTESEIKTLEDNWRDKIKTNEEKIGEFIEIKTCLIGSEFIRKIYESNRTGQVSISIPKNNLISISNKCFIGYLDALSLLQSISLENNQLRILNNNVFEDNIRLFLGNTDINRNIQNTATTKDSDFHLYNNGITIINSEYKNNTNDYIFYSIRIINGCQTINSLFEIYKHADDTQVIKNIILPVKLIEAIDEDEIELIATSANSQNQIDTYQLLSNREFFKFLEDYFHKNIIDNKSIFYKRRIGQIDEKNYINVDLLIIMRALMSSIFHIPHRASGYFDSTMNKYLENLKGINQESYCKLIYHVTYLFVFIQDFLNTNKKDKIHLLKHHITFIIFKVVTLDTNFKKPRKMGDIPNLNENEIEMVCSKLNSLLSCREKFENLIKHILKHINDTDLNISNITKTNQKILYSPITKIIDNFDDFCIQLREYYNE is encoded by the coding sequence ATGGAATCAAGAATTATTAAACAAGCTAGAGAATTTTGTTGCGATTTGTTTCCCAACATGTCATTAAATAAGTCACAAGAATTTGAAATTTTTTCTGCATCAATGTTAGCAACAACATTATCCAATAAAATAGATAGTGAAATTTTAAAAGATATTTGGTTAAATGATAATATTTCTGGAATTGATGGATTTTTTATTATTGTTGATAATTCATTATATTCAATCTCTAATTACAATATTCTTCTTACCGAAGATGCGAAATTTAAAAATGTAGAATTTTGTTTTGTAGAGGCAAAAACTTCTAAAAGTGTTGATATTGGAGATATATTGAAATTTTATAATACTCTAACATCTATACTGGAGAGAAAGAATAATTGCCCAAAAAATATTGCGGAATGCATTCATGCCTTTGATAAAAAGTCTCAACAACAGAAAAATATAACTTTAAAGGCTAGTTTTTATTTTTGCACACAAAAAACAGAAAGCGAAATAAAGACTTTAGAAGATAATTGGAGAGACAAAATAAAAACCAATGAAGAAAAGATTGGGGAATTTATTGAAATTAAAACATGTTTAATAGGAAGTGAATTTATAAGAAAAATTTACGAAAGCAATAGAACTGGGCAAGTCAGTATTTCTATACCAAAAAATAATTTAATTTCTATATCTAATAAATGTTTTATTGGATACTTAGATGCTTTATCTTTGCTTCAATCCATTTCTCTTGAAAACAATCAACTTAGGATACTTAATAATAATGTTTTCGAAGATAATATCAGGTTATTTTTAGGAAATACAGATATTAATAGAAATATTCAAAATACTGCAACAACGAAAGATTCAGATTTTCATCTATACAATAATGGGATTACCATAATAAACTCTGAATATAAAAACAATACTAATGATTATATATTTTATTCTATTAGAATCATCAATGGTTGTCAAACAATCAATTCTTTGTTTGAAATATATAAGCATGCTGATGATACTCAAGTAATCAAAAATATAATACTGCCAGTAAAGCTAATTGAAGCTATTGATGAAGATGAAATAGAATTGATTGCAACAAGCGCAAATAGTCAAAATCAAATTGATACCTATCAACTTTTATCCAATAGAGAGTTTTTTAAGTTTCTCGAAGATTATTTTCATAAAAATATTATTGATAATAAATCTATTTTTTACAAAAGAAGAATTGGTCAAATTGATGAGAAAAACTATATAAATGTTGATTTGCTTATAATCATGAGAGCTTTAATGTCATCAATTTTTCACATCCCACATAGAGCTTCTGGGTATTTTGATAGCACCATGAATAAATACTTAGAAAATCTTAAAGGTATCAATCAGGAATCCTACTGTAAACTAATTTATCATGTCACATACCTTTTTGTTTTTATACAAGATTTTTTAAATACAAACAAAAAGGATAAAATACATCTTCTCAAACACCACATCACCTTTATAATCTTTAAAGTAGTAACTTTGGATACCAATTTTAAAAAGCCTAGAAAAATGGGAGATATACCAAACTTAAATGAAAATGAAATAGAAATGGTATGTAGTAAGCTTAATTCTTTGCTTTCTTGCAGAGAAAAATTTGAAAATTTAATCAAACATATTCTTAAACACATCAATGATACAGATTTAAATATTTCAAACATTACAAAAACAAACCAAAAAATTCTTTATTCTCCTATTACTAAAATCATTGATAACTTTGATGATTTTTGCATACAATTACGGGAGTATTATAATGAATAA